The DNA sequence TGatgtaaaatgatttttttgagGAATTATAAATTGTATTGTCAATTCTTGTTTCTTAAGGCATCCTCAACGCAACCGTTTTTGCAGCATGCGACGAGGTACATATGTTCGGGTGGGTGCAGTGACCGAACATTCGGCCCTCCTGCGGTGATTGACGCGGCAAAAGCCTAAgccattttacttttttcttttggttttcttttgaaacttattttttttaaaaaattatataatgataCCACAATTTATTaagttcaaatatttatttttaaattttttaattatatttttttttctctaatgaagtcgtattttctttattatttgtaaatgcatttaattgatttttctttcagttattcataatttacaaaataaagttgtagCTGGATTGTTGGTGTTTGTTGCTGAATATGAGAAGATGATATCACATGTTAACATATTCGtcgtttcctaaaaatagaaattcttttatttttagtttgtttcctaaaatgaGAAACTCTccattttatgaaaagaatctcataatccactaacacaGTTACACTATTTgttctcttcatttctcttacttattcattttttctattcagctctcttacttttatcaaatttgtaTTAAAAGTCGTgtcatttctaaaatttttatttttacaaaacggaGAGACTAGTATATTTATGAGCGAAATTTTGATATAGAGTTGTGGATGACTATATAGAGGTTTTAGTGTCTCTTGTTAATAGgtttattaatcatattttcctataataatttaacaataaCCCAATAAATATAAGCATtagttaattattataaaaccattTATAAACTTTAAGAACTTAACACCTACTGACACAAACTCCACATTTTGAGGTAActttcacaatattttcacctttggtaaaaaaaaatgtgaaaatattagagcatccgcaatggtcggctagcgaccggctagccgattcgtcgcgccgtcgatcggctagccgaaccattgcaatcggccaAAGGTCAAAAATCgcgagcggatcggcgtgggctccgccgatcgctcgtcgctggccgaaacgctagccgatcggctagccgccattgtggaggccCCCGGATGccgaggagtttccatccctCCTTCATTTACCGGTCGCCCCCGGCCCGGTTGGACAAGGCGGGCGCAGCGGGCCGCGAGGGCGGatccccctatcgccccgcgaGGTCCAGTCCTCCGTCCCTCGCGcccgccccactcgagtacactctccattcgcgtaaccaaacgcgggctcagatgttACAGGTCTTCCGAGAGTGGAAGAACGCCaccgaccccacggagaagaggtttctttaCGAGATactcgagagcatgcgtgcCGATTTAGAGATCGCGAGGTCACGGGCtgggggttccgacgtgggctcagataccacgggtggcggcagcggcggcggagacggtggcggcagcggcggcggagacggcggcggcgacggcgacggcgatgaagagtagagagtggcggggctcgtgtgttgaagccctttttttaaaaaaaaaatcatgtatttaaatctttgtacttttttttaatggaatggattatttttcccgtatatatgtcgtaaatttaattccgtatatcgcaattttaattccgtaaatgtagtatattttgaattgtttttattgcggctggcctatggctggcctaaatctgacgtgacaggtggtttttttagtgttgctgacgtgacAAAgaagagaatggctggcctatgactGGTCTATtaaccattgcggatgctcttaaagACTTTGAAATAGCAGTACAATTGAAGGTATTACTGGtgattacaaaataaagttattggAAATTATTTGACAGTATGCCCCCACAATATATGAACTAACAGGCTAGGAGATCCTACACCAGATCCTAGAAACAGTAACTtcactttctaaaattaaatgctTTACTAACTTTCCAATTTCCACCTGTAATGCCAAGTGGgctatttaaatttaaaccaaataattcacacacaatatatatacacgtatatacttcatttaattgtttatgattGACAAAAGATTAAATTGGTCCCAAattaattgagtttaattttgttaaggAGGAAGGTCAATACTCATTAGATAAAATTGATCGTACGATTTTGAGATTAATATGAGTCCCATAAGTCTAATCAAacaatatttgtaaattaaatcttctttaatttattaaattgaacaCCACCGTATATAAAAGCATGAGTTATACTATCAATTACATAAATGAGATTTTATAAGCAAATgagttaatattaaaatagaaacaaactttaaatattaaaaaaaaattatgcatataaaacacaaattacACATAGACTTTTTAAGGGTGTGTTTAGTACCATGAATTTGGAGGCTTAGATTTGGAATTACAAATCTTTGATtctaaattcataatttggtTGTATAAGGGTAGCACAATTTCaatgatcaaatttaattgGGAATTTTGGGCCGACGTACCCAGTCATGTCCTACCCTCATGGAACGATGGTAGAATCGGTCGATCCCCCAATGACACCTAAATCCGACATTGTACCGTGTTggtatatatgtgtgtgcaTATGGAACTGTGATACTATTGGGTCCCTTCCCTTGGATTTGGTCGAAACGAGATTCATTGGCTCAATATATACTTTTAATTAAcccatatataaatttgtttaaaaaagaaatattattccaatcaaaatattgttataattATTCACTAGTaacaaaagattttatttttttgtagtaagaagaaaagaatCTTCGCCCCCAAAGATCTCCCACTTCCAGATTCTTCTGTAGAGAGGGACCACCACCTTTGCCCCTTTGATTATTGAGAGGCTATACACATTCGATAATGATTTTTGTTGACACACACTATTTACATCTTAATTTTGATCTCCAACgcatttcacattttattgatatttaatgaGTCAAATTTGGTGGCATCTCTAAATTGACGGTCAGAAACCGATAGTTTCCTAATCGAAATCGAAACTATTGGTTCATGGTTCATGGTTCAAAATTGAAACGATATATTCTTTTCATAAACCATTCATTAATAATTGACTCATACAATTTTCTCCCTCATTTATTACTTATTCATGACATCCTTTCTATTATTAAGAGGTCTTACTAATTACTCCACATTCTTTCTTATttgatggagtataatttacaattatgtatagttatatggagtattaattaaattaatgtgcAAAGTCACTCATAAAGTTGTCGGTTAATATTCGCCTTTAATGGAATTTGTTAAAaggatttaaaagaaattaagaaaaatggtaGAATATCAAGATTAAATCAGAaggtatttataaatttttaaaatagccAACtgaccctaaaccctaaaccctaaactcgTTCAatagcaataaaaaataaaaatataaaaaaaaaacccaaaatcacttttataaaaaaaagtggcCAATAATTAGACGCCACGCGATTGGTCTAAAAGGGCGAATGCTCTTCACACACACGCATGCGGGACGAGGGACGAAGTGACCCACCCGCATCGCGAGCCAGCTCACGAATGTCACGTTGCGGGTTCCCCAAGTGGCGATGCGCTCCAATAGAAtcggaaaaaaaatatcttggGTAGTGAAAAAAGGGGATGAAAACGTTGGGTGGTAGAAGAGAACAATGGTAGAAGAGAACAAGGGAGGTGAAAACAAAGGAGCACATCAAATCATACAACTTTTGGGGTTTGATTCTCTCTCTTGATTTATTAATGAAGAGGTCCACCATGAATGGGACTGAACTTCCATGCTTTCATATTCGGAGGCGATGATGTGTGGTGGTGGTTGTGGTGCCTTTCCTTCAATTCGCTTGTCACATTCCACCTTTACAAATTTACATATTGTGGTGCATTTCCTTCACCTGTCACATTCCacctttttatcttttttcccTTATATTCCAATTTAGCTAGAGAACCCCATATTTGTTGGGTCTCATcccattatatatatgttattttaattttaattttttttatttcgtgtGACtttttgttgacatgaattcaTTGAGAAGGACCCGGGGAGAATTAAAATAAGCAAATAGCAATAGTATTGATTAGGAGTATGTGGGATTAGACTACTCCATTACTCTTTCTTTCTAGTTTTAAGGAAAATACTAATTGATTGGAGTGTTACTAgtggaaataattaaaatccatagagaaaaatttacttaaaaaaatagagactaattttgatggacagctcaaaaataaaaaaaataaaattatttttcatgaatggATCTagacacaaaattttatgagCATTGAGTTAGGAGGAACGGATATAAGGgaaaatgatgtttttattttaaaaaataagtcaCTTTGAATGATGTTCGCTTTGTGTGCTTACAAATGTCGATTTATGAGGATACTGATTCAAGAtgatacaaatttaaaattacgaAAACTTCAACCACAAATAAGTGTTCGTATGTTTCTAATGAGGGTGAGATTATTCACTCTACCTAGCTATGATTTTCAATAATCAGAGACTGCTTCAAATATGGAGCAagttaattttacaaaaacgCTTTTTTTCCTAGTTAAGTGTCTGGAATTTTTATTGCAGGTGTGAAATTGTCCACTTTATCTAGTACTCCTTACCAATTAGTTTCAACCGCAAGAGATACCGATTCAAAGATGTACAAtagtaaatttaaaagtaCCAAGGCTTTTTTTAGAGATACCGATTCAAAGATatacattaataaatttaaaaagtaccAAAGCTTTTTTCCCGGttgtaaaattatgttatatttcatccttatttaaaatttacaatacaataattaaagatgacaaaataCATTGCAAAATGTATACTCAACATCTATTTGATGACCCCACAATCACCATACACAAAAACTCCAAGTCTCCTCACCACCAACACCAACAGTCACACACACTACTTCCTTCTCCACACCccattaaataattcaaaagccTAAATCCCCAAAAAAGCCCCTTCTCAACTCCTCATGCCTTaaaattccattttatttattattactcccttctgtcccagataattcgtctcagtttcccatttcagtccgtcccaTATAGTTTGGTAGTTgactccatattccactaactcattcctactcacattttattataaaactatatataaaagtaggactcgcattccactaactttttcaactcacttttcattacatttcttaaaacccgtgtacggtcaaagtgggacgaattatccAGGACGGGCGGAGTACTCGATAAAACACACCTCTCCATATATATATCGACAGCAACACTCCCTcagtattataataatattccatttatttaataaatattacttctcccattattttattcgctcttttttcttctcagaagcaaacaaacaaacactTCCCATGCCGACGCCCGTCGCCGCCGCCCGCCAATGCCTCACGCAGGAATCGGCGGCCGTCCTCGACGAGGCCGTGGCCGTCGCGCGCCGCCGCGGCCACGCTCAGACGACCTCTCTCCACATGGTCTCCTCGCTCCTGTCGCTCCCGAATTCGTCCCTCCGTGAAGCCTGCGGAAGGACTCGGAGCAATGCTTACTCCACCAGAGTTCAATTCAAGGCGCTGGAGCTCTCATTGAGCGTGTCGCTGGATCGATTGCAGGCGGGGAAGGGCGAGGAGCGGGAGCCGCCGGTGGCGAACTCGCTCATGGCGGCGATCAAGCGGTCGCAGGCGAATCAGCGGCGGCAGCCGGAGAATTTCAGCTTCTaccagcagcagcagcagcagtaCTCGTCGTTCTCGTCGGTTCCGGTGGTGAAGGTGGAGCTGCGGAATCTGATCGTTTCGATTTTAGACGATCCGCTTGTGAGCAGAGTGTTCGGAGAGGCGGGATTCAGGAGCTGCGACATCAAATTGGCGACGCTGCGGCCGGGGATTGGGGGTTTCCACTCGTCGCAGGTGTATGGTTGTACCTCGAGGTACAAGCGGCCTGGTGCGCCTGTGTTTTTGTGCAATTTGAACGGCGAGGGCGATTTGGGGAATTTGAATGGGGGGAGGGGTTTTAGCTTTCCGTTTATGGGGTGTTTCGCGGGGGACGACAGCTGTAGGAGGATAGGTGAGGTTATGGCGAGGGACAGGAAGAGATGCCCGCTTTTGTTGGGGATTTCTGCAGGAGATGCTCTGGCAGCTTTTTTGGAAACCGTGCGAGGCGGAAGCGGCGGCGCGTTGCCGGAGGGGATGAGCGGGCTGCGCGTGGAGCGCGTGAGGGATGAGATTTCGAGGTATTTGAGGTGTGATTGCGATGAGGAGGTGTTGGGGCTGAGGCTGAAGGAAGTGGAGAGGGCGGCGGAGGGCGGAGGGAGCGGTGGCGTGGTGGTGGATTTTGGGGATTTGGGGAATTTGGTGGGGGAGGGCGTGGGTGCGGAGAGGTTGAAGTTTGTGGTGGGGAATTTGGGGAAATTGGTggttggtggtggtgggagGATTGGGAAGGTGTGGCTGATTGGAATGGCGGCGACGTATGAGGTgtatttcaagattttgaacAGGTTTCCCTCCATTGAAGAGGATTGGGAGCTCGGTGTTTTGCCTATTACTTCCTTCAAGTTCGCCATGGGAGGCTCCTACCCTAGGTCCAGGTCACTTCCCTTTCTGCTTCTcagttttaaatttgattttaatacaaaagggttgagaattatttgaattgatgTTAATTGTATTCAATTTGTGGATTTTAGTAGTTAATGCTGCAAAATTTTAGGCAGACTGCTAATGTGTTGAGCTATAAAGATAGAAGTGAAAAGAAAGCTGGGAATCTAATTCAAATTCTTGAAGTCAATGGTGGAAAGAATcgttttttaaacaaaaaatgttagtgCTGATTGTTGGTAGAAAATTACTTGGTTATGATTTTCGTTTCGTCTGAAACTTGGCCATTAAATGGCGTAGGAAGATGGGAATTCCAGTGTTTAGTCTTCTTCTTACTTActaacaatgattaagaaagaaaaaatagtggaaaGTAGAATTTTCTTTGACGCAATTCCATCCTCGAAGAAAACTAATGGCATAGCGACAAGTATAGGACTACTGTTATGTTGAGTGGCACACATCTTTCAATTGCCAATCATTCTTTACTGTACTCCTCTCTGTTCAATTCATTTGAACCTTTGCATCTAATCATAGTTCAAGAGATTCCCTTTTGAAGTCGAATACGAATATCGAATAATCAGAAGAAATGGAAGTAGGCTCATAGTCTTGTAAGAGAGGTCTATGGATCAAAGTCCACCGTTTAGAAAAAGATGATAAAAAAGAGTTTTCTTGATTAGCTTAGATAAGCTATTTGTTGAACTGTATCCAAGAAAATATGGTGATTAACTGGGGTGATGATCCTTGTGTGTTTTAGCATCTTTATTTGCTAGAGTTTGCAGAATATGTCTAGAGATTGTCTGTATAAACAGGATGAGTGGCTTTTATGAACAGCTTGATGGAGTCTTTTGTTCCGCTGGGCGGGTTCTTCTCAATGCCACCAGAGACGAAGAGCCCCTTGAGCAACGGGTGCCATGTGGCTCGTTGCCAGCTATGCAACGACAAGTGCGAACAAGAAGTGGCCGCATTATCAAGCAGTGCATCTCCACCTGCTGAGAACCATCAATCTATTGGTTCCATAAAGGTATGTTACTATGAAATACtacaatatttgaaaaaattaaaaactttcaCTCAACCAATGATGTAAATCATCCCCTAATGTATGTAACAAACTAGTCATAGCAACTTGATTTTTGATATTTCCAGTGCAGGGCACAGATGATAGAGTGTTACTGAACACCAAAATTGAGGGGCTGCAGAAGAAATGGGACGCCATCTGCCAGCAACACCACATGGGACGAGGTCATGCTCACCAATCGAGCAATCAAGTCCCACGTGTTCTTGGCTTCCAAGTCAGGAGAGGGAATGATGGTAGCGACAATGAGTCGTCAAACAGCCAAGGAAACAAGAATCAAGAATCCTCAACCCTGTCCACTCACCTACAAAAGAGCTCCTCTTTCAAAGAACTCACCTCAAAATCTGGTGAAATACCTCCCAAGTTCAAATCTCCACATCTTGATCCTTCAACCGCCAGCGCAGATGATGATCGTACCTCTCCATCTTCAGTTACCTCAGTCACTACTGATCTAGGGTTGGCCATAGCGGATGCATTCACCCCCACCATCTCAAACTGTCAATCTGATATAGTGAAAGATCCCAAGCTGCTCTACAGAGCTCTCCTTGAAAGAGTCAGTCATCAAGAAGAGGCAGTTAGATCCATAGTTGAAGCTCTAACGCGAGGACTCGGTCGTGGGAACGTATGGATCAACATGAGGGGAGCTGATGGATTAAGCAAGAAGAAGCTGGGTCTGGCGATGGCGGAGGTAATGTACAGAAGCAGAGAAAGCCTTATCTATGTGGACTTGAGTTTCCAAGAAGAGATGAGTCAAGTAGATGCTTTGTTCAATGCCCAAATCAGTAACAAATATGAGCTAACAATGAGAGGTACTGTCGTGGATTACTTGGTCGAGAAGCTCAGCAAGAAGCCGGCTGTTGTCTTCCTCGACAATGTCGACAAAGCTGATCCCGTGGTCCAGAATACCCTGCTGCAGGCTGCCAAGACCGGCCGGTTCACAGACTGGTGCGGGCGAGAAGTGAGTGTCAGCAGCTGCGTGTTTCTCGGAGCCACGAGGCTTCTCTCGGAAGGAGACACGTGCGAAGACGAGGAACATGTGGCCAGCGTGAGGGGAAGTGCGATGCAGATAGTGGTGAGATTCGATCTGAGCGATGATCCCACCGCGAATAAAAGGAAGTTGGTCGGGCAGGAAAGGAGTAGCATCATCACcagcaacagcagcagcagccaCGAAACCGGGAAACGTGCACACAAGGCGTTGAAGTCCTACCTAGACTTGAACCTCCCAGCCGAAGGGAGTGAGATATGCAACACGATGGGATCGGAGTCTGAATCCAGCTCTgacaactcaaactcaaactcgTGGCTGGAGGAGCTGGACAGGGAAGTGAACGAAACAGTGGTGTTCAAGCAGTTCGATTTCTCCACACTCGAGAAGAAGGTGTTTGAAAGCATGGCGGGGTGCCTTCGAGACGTGGTCGGGTGCGAATGCGCGGTCGAGATAGAGGGGAAGGCGATGCGGCAGATTGTGGGGGCTGCATACTTGTATGGGGGAAAGATAGTGGAGGATTGGATTGGGAGTGTTGTGAGGGAGGGATTTGTGGGAGCCATGGGGAAGTATAGCCTGAGTAGCCGGTCGATCGTTCGAGTCGACGTCGTCGGGGAGGAGCAGCGGCAAGGGCTGCTGCCGGCCAGAGTTGCAGTCAAGTAGATTTAGATTGTTGATGAAGTAGATGTGTATTTTGTAGTAGTTGAAGATGTGGATTTGCAGGTGATTAAGCAGTTGTGGTATTTTAGCTAggtatattatataattatatataaatgtaggaGTATGTGCTTGTGATCCATCCCTAGCTATTGCAGATGgatgtaattttattgtaaGATGAAATATAGTAAGTAGATAAATGAGTAAGAAAGGtgtcaaaaatataaacttgtTACTACAAAGTTAGAcaaatttcttatatttcgTTCTTCCTAGCCCAAAAAATCCTGAATTGGGCCCAAAATATCAATTGATACAAAACCAATCAATGCAAGAGCATGGCCCAACctaatgcaaaaaaatttgtaCTACAACTAGGGAtgagatttagaaaatttgaattttaaaaattactccctccatcccggaTAATTTGGAACACTTTGACCcagcacaggttttaagaaatgtaatagaaagtgagttgaaaaagttggtgggacgtggtcctacttttaaagtattagttttatactacctCCCCCTCCttctatcaccaattggttttaggatggaacctATGGATTTTTATCTTGTTGAGAAATATTAAGATAAAACATTTTGAATATGATActtaattcaataaagttaacatatattaaatacaattcagatttttttattaaaaataaatctgatctgaaaattgaaaaaatccaaattgaatttaatactATCTACTTATTAGGGATAGGTAATACTTTTGTAAGACAACATCACAATTATCACATGAGATTCTCTACATATATCATATTATTTGTTGGTCACAATAGGGTTGTTTCTTGCTGAACAGATAAGAATAACATTAGAAGATAGaaagtatttaaaaaattcataacgTGTGCcacttaaaaatattaaaaacgtGTGACAATATGAATATAGTGTGGAATGACGTGTAAGCGTGTGCAatcaatgaaaaattattgggTATGTTCCCCAATTCAAACTCACATAATAGCAAGTTCACTAATTT is a window from the Salvia hispanica cultivar TCC Black 2014 chromosome 1, UniMelb_Shisp_WGS_1.0, whole genome shotgun sequence genome containing:
- the LOC125200548 gene encoding protein SMAX1-LIKE 8-like isoform X2, giving the protein MPTPVAAARQCLTQESAAVLDEAVAVARRRGHAQTTSLHMVSSLLSLPNSSLREACGRTRSNAYSTRVQFKALELSLSVSLDRLQAGKGEEREPPVANSLMAAIKRSQANQRRQPENFSFYQQQQQQYSSFSSVPVVKVELRNLIVSILDDPLVSRVFGEAGFRSCDIKLATLRPGIGGFHSSQVYGCTSRYKRPGAPVFLCNLNGEGDLGNLNGGRGFSFPFMGCFAGDDSCRRIGEVMARDRKRCPLLLGISAGDALAAFLETVRGGSGGALPEGMSGLRVERVRDEISRYLRCDCDEEVLGLRLKEVERAAEGGGSGGVVVDFGDLGNLVGEGVGAERLKFVVGNLGKLVVGGGGRIGKVWLIGMAATYEVYFKILNRFPSIEEDWELGVLPITSFKFAMGGSYPSLMESFVPLGGFFSMPPETKSPLSNGCHVARCQLCNDKCEQEVAALSSSASPPAENHQSIGSIKGTDDRVLLNTKIEGLQKKWDAICQQHHMGRGHAHQSSNQVPRVLGFQVRRGNDGSDNESSNSQGNKNQESSTLSTHLQKSSSFKELTSKSGEIPPKFKSPHLDPSTASADDDRTSPSSVTSVTTDLGLAIADAFTPTISNCQSDIVKDPKLLYRALLERVSHQEEAVRSIVEALTRGLGRGNVWINMRGADGLSKKKLGLAMAEVMYRSRESLIYVDLSFQEEMSQVDALFNAQISNKYELTMRGTVVDYLVEKLSKKPAVVFLDNVDKADPVVQNTLLQAAKTGRFTDWCGREVSVSSCVFLGATRLLSEGDTCEDEEHVASVRGSAMQIVVRFDLSDDPTANKRKLVGQERSSIITSNSSSSHETGKRAHKALKSYLDLNLPAEGSEICNTMGSESESSSDNSNSNSWLEELDREVNETVVFKQFDFSTLEKKVFESMAGCLRDVVGCECAVEIEGKAMRQIVGAAYLYGGKIVEDWIGSVVREGFVGAMGKYSLSSRSIVRVDVVGEEQRQGLLPARVAVK
- the LOC125200548 gene encoding protein SMAX1-LIKE 8-like isoform X1, which produces MPTPVAAARQCLTQESAAVLDEAVAVARRRGHAQTTSLHMVSSLLSLPNSSLREACGRTRSNAYSTRVQFKALELSLSVSLDRLQAGKGEEREPPVANSLMAAIKRSQANQRRQPENFSFYQQQQQQYSSFSSVPVVKVELRNLIVSILDDPLVSRVFGEAGFRSCDIKLATLRPGIGGFHSSQVYGCTSRYKRPGAPVFLCNLNGEGDLGNLNGGRGFSFPFMGCFAGDDSCRRIGEVMARDRKRCPLLLGISAGDALAAFLETVRGGSGGALPEGMSGLRVERVRDEISRYLRCDCDEEVLGLRLKEVERAAEGGGSGGVVVDFGDLGNLVGEGVGAERLKFVVGNLGKLVVGGGGRIGKVWLIGMAATYEVYFKILNRFPSIEEDWELGVLPITSFKFAMGGSYPRSSLMESFVPLGGFFSMPPETKSPLSNGCHVARCQLCNDKCEQEVAALSSSASPPAENHQSIGSIKGTDDRVLLNTKIEGLQKKWDAICQQHHMGRGHAHQSSNQVPRVLGFQVRRGNDGSDNESSNSQGNKNQESSTLSTHLQKSSSFKELTSKSGEIPPKFKSPHLDPSTASADDDRTSPSSVTSVTTDLGLAIADAFTPTISNCQSDIVKDPKLLYRALLERVSHQEEAVRSIVEALTRGLGRGNVWINMRGADGLSKKKLGLAMAEVMYRSRESLIYVDLSFQEEMSQVDALFNAQISNKYELTMRGTVVDYLVEKLSKKPAVVFLDNVDKADPVVQNTLLQAAKTGRFTDWCGREVSVSSCVFLGATRLLSEGDTCEDEEHVASVRGSAMQIVVRFDLSDDPTANKRKLVGQERSSIITSNSSSSHETGKRAHKALKSYLDLNLPAEGSEICNTMGSESESSSDNSNSNSWLEELDREVNETVVFKQFDFSTLEKKVFESMAGCLRDVVGCECAVEIEGKAMRQIVGAAYLYGGKIVEDWIGSVVREGFVGAMGKYSLSSRSIVRVDVVGEEQRQGLLPARVAVK